In Bacillus sp. S3, the sequence CGAAAAGAACAGGTTCCAGGTTGAATTTGGCAAGGCGGGCAAAGACATAACGTACGATATAAAGAAAAAAATTGAGGGCTTAGAACTTCCGGGGATTACTTTTTCCCGTGACTCCAAACGGTTCTATCCAAATGGCATTTTTGCATCCCATTTAGTTGGTTATGCAGACCGAATTGAACAAAAGAATGAGACCTATAAATCTGTAGGAAAAATGGGGATAGAAAAAGCCCTGAACGATGAGTTAACAGGGAAAAATGGCCAAATTAATTATGAAAGTGATTTATGGGGATATATCCTTCCGGATGGAAAGGAAAAGATTACTCCGGCACAAAATGGAAATGATATATACTTGACAATTGACCAAAAAATTCAAACGTTTTTAGAAGATGCGATGGATACTGTGGTAAAAGAGTATAAACCGAAAAAGATAATCGCAATTGTCGCCGACCCGAAAACAGGTGAAATTCTGGCGATGGGTCAACGGCCATCCTTCCACCCGAAAACAAAAGAGGGAATCGAAAACAGCTGGCATAATGAAGCAATTGAAACATCCTTTGAACCAGGCTCAACGATGAAGATTTTCACACTTGCTGCAGCTGTCCAAGAAAATAAATTTAACCCAAATGAAATCTATCAATCCGGTTCTTATCGGGTGACTGAAAAATCTCAGGCGATCCATGATCATAATGGTTCTGGCTGGGGACCGATTAGCTATCTCGAAGGTGTTCAGCGCTCATCGAATACAGCTTTTGCTAAAATTGCCAATGAAAAGTTGGGATTTGAAAAATTTCGAGAATATTTAACGAAATTTGGCTTTGATAAACCGACTGGGATTGCACTTCCGGATGAAACTTCAGGGAAGATTCAATTTACCTATCCGATTGAAAAAATCACTACCGCTTATGGGCAGGGTACGGCCATTACCCCGATTCAACAAATTCAAGCAGCTACCGCGATTGCTAATGACGGGAAAATGATGAAGCCTCAGGTGGTTAAAGAAATTGTCAACCATGATACCGGTGAAACAATAAAGGAGGTTGCACCGGAAGTTGTATCAACACCGATATCGGCTGAAACAGCGAAAGAAGTGCGTGATATTCTGGAAACGGTTGTAACCTCTCCTAAAGGGACGGGAGGACGTTACAAAATTGATGGCTATAGTGTAGCGGGTAAGACTGGAACGGCAAATATCCCGGGCCCGAATGGAAAGTATTTATCCGGAGTTAATAATTATATATTTTCATTTCTAGGTATGGCACCGAAAGAAAATCCGAAATTAATTGTTTATGTAGCCGTTCAACAGCCTGAAGGATTAGAAAATTATGGTCAAGGGGCGATTCCTGTTTCCATGATTTTTAACCCTGTAATGAAAAATAGTCTGCATTATTTAAATATCCAGCCTTCCACGCTTGAAAAGGCTGTGGTAAACAAACTATCAAATCTTAAGGGAAAATCAGTCGAGGAAGCTGTCAAAAAGCTAAAAGAAACTGGCTTTGAAACGGTTGTCCTTGGAAATGGAACATCCGTGGTTGGACAGCAGCCACAGGCGGGGACAGTCGTTTTAGAGGGTGAGAAGGTCATCCTCCAAACAGATGGTGAACTCACGGCTCCGGACATGACAGGCTGGTCATTAAGAGATGTGATGAAAGTTGCTAATCTGGCCGGATTAAAGTTAAGTTCAAAGGGCATGGGCTATGTCACCGGGCAAAATATTACCCAAGGAGCACTTTTACGCAAAGGAGATTTCCTTATTGTTGATTTGAAAACCCCTGAAGAATTATGGAATCAAGAATTAAATGCCAAAAATGGTGAAACTGGAAATACTGATAATGAAGAAGAGGAAAAGGTGCAAGATTAACGAAAAAATCCCGCTTTTTAAGCGGGATTTTTGCTGTTTACGGGGAGTTGGCACTGGTCTAAACGAAAAGGTACAAGCATATTAATGAACGATAAAGGAATTTGAATGCTTGATAAGGGAGGATCATTCATTGTATGCGTGTTTCTAATGTTACTGTCCGTAAACGGCTAATGATTGCACTATTCGTTGGAATTCTAACCTTCTTGATTATTGATGTTCGGCTGGGGTATGTCCAGTTTGTCCTCGGTGATATGCTGACTGATCGAGCGAAAGGCTTATGGAGCAGGAATATCCCTTTTGAACCGGAGCGCGGAAAAATTGTTGACCGGAATGGGGTGGCATTAGCAACGAATATTAGCGCACCTACCGTTTATGTCATTCCGAGGCAAGTGAAAGATCCGGCAGCTACTGCTGAAAAGCTGGCGGCCGTGCTAGGTATGCCAAAGGATAAGGCATACCGTGATATTACAAAAGGTGCTTCCTCCGTTCGAATAAAGGAAGGAAGGAAAATATCGCACGAAAAAGCAAAAGAAATCAGAGCACTTAACCTTGAAGGGGTTTATATAGGCGAGGACTCAAAGCGGCATTATCCAAATGGAAGTTACCTTTCTCATGTTCTTGGGTTTACCGGAGTGGACAACCAAGGTTTAATGGGTCTTGAGCAGTACTATGATAAAGAGTTAAATGGTGAACGCGGCGCCGTTAAATTTTACGCCAATGCCAAAGGCGAAAGAATGAACGACATGGCCGATGATTACGAGCATCCGGTAAATGGCCTTGATTTGAAATTAACGATTGATTCTAAAATCCAAACAATTATCGAACGAGAACTCGATATTGCTGAGGCAAAATATAATCCAGATGGCATTGTAGCCATTGCCATGAATCCCAACAATGGCGAAATATTAGGGATGTCAAGCCGGCCGACGTTTGACCCGGCTAATTTCCGAAATGTTCCGCAAGAGGTTTATAATCGAAACCTACCGGTATGGTCTACCTATGAACCTGGATCCACCTTTAAAATTATTACCCTCGCAGCGGCACTGAATGAAGGAAAAGTGGATTTGGAAGAAGATCATTTTCATGATTCAGGTTCTGTCCAAGTGGCAGGAGCAAGATTAAAATGCTGGAAAAGAGGCGGTCATGGCAGCCAGACCATGTTGGAAGTGGTTCAAAATTCCTGTAACCCCGGATTTGTGGAAATGGGAGATCGTTTAGGGAAAGAAAAGCTCTTTAAATATATTAAGGATTTTGGTTTTGGCCAAAAAACAGGAATAGACTTACAAGGGGAAGGTACGGGAATTTTATTTAATATGAACCGGGTTGGTCCTGTTGAACAAGCAACAACCGCTTTTGGACAGGGGGTATCGGTTACACCCATTCAGCAGGTAACGGCGGTTTCCGCTGCCATTAATGGTGGAATACTTTACAAACCGTTTATTGCCAAGGAGTTAATTGATCCAGTTACGAAGGAAATAGTAATGAGAAATACTCCCGTAGAAAAAAGACGAGTGATTACGGAGGAAACATCGAAGGAAATTCGCCATGCCCTTGAAAGTGTTGTGGCCCAGGGGACAGGAGGCAGAGCATTTATTGAAGGCTATCGTGTTGGTGGAAAAACTGGAACGGCGCAAAAAGCACAGGGTGGGAGATATTTAGAAAATAACTTTATCGTTTCCTTTATCGGCTTTGCTCCAGCTGATGACCCTCAGATCGTTGTTTATGTTGCAGTTGATAATCCAAAAGGAGTGACGGCTTTTGGAGGTACTGTCAGTGCGCCAATCGTCGGAAGTATTATGAAGGATGGTTTAAGTGCAATTGGAGTAGAACCGCGAAAGGATCAAATTGAAAAAGAAATTAAATGGCCAGATACACCACTTTTAACATTACCTGATTTTGTTGGCTTAACGAAAAGCGAACTTCAAGAGCAGATGATTAATTTAAGGATAGATGCCAGCGGGGAAGGCGATGTTGTTGTTAGACAATCTCCAAAACCTGGCACAAAGGTAAAGGATGGATCAAAAATTAGACTTTACTTTGGTAAAGGCGATTAATAAAAAAAATAAGGAAAATGAAAGGGCGCCGGAATTTATTCCGCCGCCTAAAATTTTATTAAGCTTTGATTACTAAATGGTAAAATAAAATGATTTAATGTAAAATAAGATGGAACTTTCTTCAGAAGGTCTTTAGGTAAATACTGGTAAACAATTGATTTGTACGGTAATGAGAGGATTTGAGAGAAAATGAAGCTACAAAAGCTGCTTAAGTATTTGCATCCCATTCATCCTTTTAAGGTGGACGACCCGGAAATTACTTCGATTGAAAATGATAACCGGAAGGTGCAAAAGGGGAGCTTGTTTATTTGTATTAAAGGATACACAGTTGACGGCCATGATTTTGCCGCATCCGCTGTAAAAAATGGGGCAGCGGCAATACTTGCTGAGCGTCCGTTAGACCTTGAAGTTCCTGTTATCATTGTAAAAGATACCACACGAGCAATGGCGGTGCTCGCGAATGCCTTCTACGGCCAGCCTACAAAAAAGCTGCATTTAATTGGCATTACAGGAACGAACGGAAAAACAACAACAAGTCATTTGATTGAAAAAATATTTACCGATGCAAGCAAAAAAACAGGCTTGATTGGTACAATGTACACAAAAATAGCTGACCGGATTATAGAAACGAAAAACACAACACCAGAAAGCTTAACACTTCAAAAAACATTTCAACAAATGGTTGATTCCGGTGTCAGTCATGCGGTAATGGAGGTTTCATCACATGCCCTTGATTTAGGAAGGGTTCATGGTTGTGATTTTGATGTTGCAGTATTCACAAACCTAACACAAGATCACCTGGATTATCATAAATCAATGGAGGAATATAAACGCGCGAAAAGCTTATTGTTTGCCCAGCTTGGCAATACTTTTGACGATAATAAACCAAAATTCGCTGTCTTAAATGCAGATGATCCTGCATCAGAAATGTATAGCAGGTCGACGGCGGCACATGTGGTTACATACGGAATCGATCAGAAGGCAGATGTTCAGGCAGAGCATATACATATGACTCCTAAAGGGACTAATTTCGATCTTATAATGGGGGGTACCGTCTATCCCATCAACATGCAGTTAATTGGAAAATTTAGTGTCTATAATGTTTTAGCAAGTATCACTGCTGCATTAGTCTCAGGGATTGCGATCCAGGACATTATCGATTCAATCGAAGGTGTCGAAGGAGTAGCCGGAAGGTTTGAACTTGTAAATGCCGGTCAGGATTTTACAGTGATTGTTGATTATGCACATACACCGGATAGCCTCGAAAATGTATTAAAAACGATTCAGCATTTCGCGAACAAAAAGATTTTTGTCATTGTCGGCTGCGGCGGAGACCGTGACCGCACAAAACGGCCATTGATGGCGAAGATTGCCTGCCATCTAGCTACTAACCCTATTTTTACATCGGATAATCCAAGAAGTGAAGATCCGCTGGCAATATTGAAGGAAATGGAAGAAGGTGTGCCGGATGAAACATACCAAGTCATACCGGATCGCAAGGAAGCTATTTATACTGCTGTTAATCAGGCAGAAGCAGGAGATGTCATTTTAATCGCCGGAAAGGGACATGAAACCTATCAAACCATTGGCAGTGTAGTCCATGACTTTGATGACCGTCTTGTTGCTAAGGAAGCAATTGAGGAGAGATAGCTATGTTTTTAGCTTTAAATGACTTGGCAAGTTTGTTTCCGGATAAACAAGGAATCCAGGATGAGATGTTGTTTTACACGGTTACGGACGAGGCAAATATTGATCAGCCAAAAGGATTGTTTATTCCGTTCAATGAAAGCTCAGGGGAACTTTTAGACGCAATTGCCCATGGAGCAATTGCAGCGATTTGGGATCGTGAACATAAATTGCCAAGATATACACCAACTTATTTTCCGGTTTTTTATACGGACGATTTGGCTGATGCCATAAGAAAAATCATTACACTATATTGTGAAAAATTAGATGGAGAAACGAAAAAGCACATGGAAATCACTAACTTTAAATTTTCAAATAAAAAACTTCTTAATAAAAATAAACAAACATATGATATAGCTGGGATATTAGAAATGCTGACTGCAAAGTTAGCAAATGATTCAGAGGGGAGGGGATAAAATGAAGGAGCAAGTTATTTTTTTCACAATTATCATGGGCTTTCTGATCTCAGTTTTACTTTCTCCCATTTTTATTCCCTTCTTAAGAAGGTTGAAATTTGGACAAAGCATTCGGGAAGAAGGTCCTAAATCCCATCAAAAAAAATCGGGAACACCTACAATGGGCGGTGTAATGATTTTATTTTCAATTATCATTACCACATTGGTGATGATAGGGAAATATTCAGAACAAACACCGGTCACAGCATTTTTACTTTTGTTTGTAACATTTGGGTTCGGTTTACTCGGGTTTTTGGATGATTTCATCAAAGTCGTATTAAAAAGAAATCTGGGATTAACTTCAAAACAAAAGCTTCTTGGTCAAATTATCATTTCCGTTATATTTTATCTGATTTATAAACATTCAGGACAATCGACAGAAATTAAACTGCCATTTGGGGATTACTCCATAGATTTAGGCTGGTCATATGTCCTATTCATCATTTTCTGGCTGGTAGGATTCTCTAATGCTGTGAACCTGACAGACGGACTTGATGGTCTTGTTTCAGGTACGGCCGCGATCGCATTTGGGGCGTTTGCTGTGTTAGCATGGAACCAGAATAACTTTGAAGTTGCAGTATTCTCTGTTGCAGTGGTTGGAGCGGTCTTAGGGTTTTTAGTTTTTAATGCTCATCCTGCTAAGGTGTTTATGGGGGACACAGGCTCGCTGGCACTGGGTGGTGCAATCGCTGCTATTGCGATTTTAACAAAGCTTGAGATCCTCCTGATTATCATTGGCGGTGTTTTTGTTATCGAAACATTATCGGTTATTCTTCAGGTTGCCTCCTTTAAAACAACGGGGAAACGAATCTTTCGAATGAGCCCTTTGCATCATCATTACGAATTAGTAGGCTGGTCGGAATGGCGCGTAGTTGTTACCTTTTGGAGTGTTGGCCTAATATTTGCGATCCTAGGAATCTATATCGAGGTGTGGTTGTAATTGAAGCAGATAGAGTCATATCAACATAAAAAAATTCTTGTTCTTGGTTTGGCCAAAAGTGGTGTAACGGCGGCGGCCCTCTTACATAAGCTTGGTGCATTTGTGACAGTGAATGATAAAAAGCCATTATCGGAAAACCCAGAGGCTCAAGGATTATTAGAGCAAGGGATTAAAGTGATTTGCGGTGAACATCCAACAGAGCTTCTTGATGAGGGGTTTGAACTAATTGTAAAAAATCCGGGTATTCCGTATTTCAATCCAATGATTGAAGGCGCCATCGAAAAGGGAATACCTGTGATAACAGAAGTGGAACTTGCTTTTGAAATTTCTGAAGCACCTTTTATCGGCATAACAGGAACAAACGGTAAAACGACAACGACAACACTTGTATATGAAATGCTTAACCAAGGGAAGAAGCAGCCATTAATTGCGGGTAATATTGGAACGGTTGCCTCGGGAGTCGCCCAAACAGCAACAAAGGAAAATACCATTGTTATTGAATTATCTTCTTTTCAGTTAATGGGAATCAATAGCTTTAATCCAAAAATCGCTATTATTACCAATCTTTATGATGCCCATTTGGATTATCACGGTACACGTAGGGAATACATTGATGCTAAGGCGAATATTACTAAAAACCAGACAGAGCTGGAATATTTAATCATTAATGCTGATCAGGAAGAAACATGGGACATTGCACGGCACTCAAAAGCAACGATAATCCCATTTTCTACAAAGAGGGAATTAGCAGAAGGTGCTTATATTCAAGATGGCTGGATCATGTTTAATCATGAAAGGGTAATGGCTATTAAAGAGATTGCCCTGCCGGGAGTCCATAATCTTGAAAATATACTTTCAGCCGTGGCAGCAGCAAAACTTTCCGGGGTAGAAAATAGTTCAATCCAAGAGGTACTCCGCACCTTTACTGGTGTCAGGCACCGTTTACAATATGTAACAGATGTTAATGGGAGAAGATTTTATAATGATTCAAAGGCAACAAATAGTTTAGCTACGATAAACGCGCTCGCCGCTTTTGATACCCCAACGATCCTGCTGGCCGGAG encodes:
- the murD gene encoding UDP-N-acetylmuramoyl-L-alanine--D-glutamate ligase, with amino-acid sequence MKQIESYQHKKILVLGLAKSGVTAAALLHKLGAFVTVNDKKPLSENPEAQGLLEQGIKVICGEHPTELLDEGFELIVKNPGIPYFNPMIEGAIEKGIPVITEVELAFEISEAPFIGITGTNGKTTTTTLVYEMLNQGKKQPLIAGNIGTVASGVAQTATKENTIVIELSSFQLMGINSFNPKIAIITNLYDAHLDYHGTRREYIDAKANITKNQTELEYLIINADQEETWDIARHSKATIIPFSTKRELAEGAYIQDGWIMFNHERVMAIKEIALPGVHNLENILSAVAAAKLSGVENSSIQEVLRTFTGVRHRLQYVTDVNGRRFYNDSKATNSLATINALAAFDTPTILLAGGLDRGNEFDELIPYLKNVKALITFGETAPKIERIGALAGIKIINRVDNVEKAVPEAYRYSESGDIILLSPACASWDQYKSFEVRGDIFIEAVHMLK
- the mraY gene encoding phospho-N-acetylmuramoyl-pentapeptide-transferase; this translates as MKEQVIFFTIIMGFLISVLLSPIFIPFLRRLKFGQSIREEGPKSHQKKSGTPTMGGVMILFSIIITTLVMIGKYSEQTPVTAFLLLFVTFGFGLLGFLDDFIKVVLKRNLGLTSKQKLLGQIIISVIFYLIYKHSGQSTEIKLPFGDYSIDLGWSYVLFIIFWLVGFSNAVNLTDGLDGLVSGTAAIAFGAFAVLAWNQNNFEVAVFSVAVVGAVLGFLVFNAHPAKVFMGDTGSLALGGAIAAIAILTKLEILLIIIGGVFVIETLSVILQVASFKTTGKRIFRMSPLHHHYELVGWSEWRVVVTFWSVGLIFAILGIYIEVWL
- a CDS encoding stage V sporulation protein D, encoding MRVSNVTVRKRLMIALFVGILTFLIIDVRLGYVQFVLGDMLTDRAKGLWSRNIPFEPERGKIVDRNGVALATNISAPTVYVIPRQVKDPAATAEKLAAVLGMPKDKAYRDITKGASSVRIKEGRKISHEKAKEIRALNLEGVYIGEDSKRHYPNGSYLSHVLGFTGVDNQGLMGLEQYYDKELNGERGAVKFYANAKGERMNDMADDYEHPVNGLDLKLTIDSKIQTIIERELDIAEAKYNPDGIVAIAMNPNNGEILGMSSRPTFDPANFRNVPQEVYNRNLPVWSTYEPGSTFKIITLAAALNEGKVDLEEDHFHDSGSVQVAGARLKCWKRGGHGSQTMLEVVQNSCNPGFVEMGDRLGKEKLFKYIKDFGFGQKTGIDLQGEGTGILFNMNRVGPVEQATTAFGQGVSVTPIQQVTAVSAAINGGILYKPFIAKELIDPVTKEIVMRNTPVEKRRVITEETSKEIRHALESVVAQGTGGRAFIEGYRVGGKTGTAQKAQGGRYLENNFIVSFIGFAPADDPQIVVYVAVDNPKGVTAFGGTVSAPIVGSIMKDGLSAIGVEPRKDQIEKEIKWPDTPLLTLPDFVGLTKSELQEQMINLRIDASGEGDVVVRQSPKPGTKVKDGSKIRLYFGKGD
- a CDS encoding UDP-N-acetylmuramoyl-L-alanyl-D-glutamate--2,6-diaminopimelate ligase gives rise to the protein MKLQKLLKYLHPIHPFKVDDPEITSIENDNRKVQKGSLFICIKGYTVDGHDFAASAVKNGAAAILAERPLDLEVPVIIVKDTTRAMAVLANAFYGQPTKKLHLIGITGTNGKTTTSHLIEKIFTDASKKTGLIGTMYTKIADRIIETKNTTPESLTLQKTFQQMVDSGVSHAVMEVSSHALDLGRVHGCDFDVAVFTNLTQDHLDYHKSMEEYKRAKSLLFAQLGNTFDDNKPKFAVLNADDPASEMYSRSTAAHVVTYGIDQKADVQAEHIHMTPKGTNFDLIMGGTVYPINMQLIGKFSVYNVLASITAALVSGIAIQDIIDSIEGVEGVAGRFELVNAGQDFTVIVDYAHTPDSLENVLKTIQHFANKKIFVIVGCGGDRDRTKRPLMAKIACHLATNPIFTSDNPRSEDPLAILKEMEEGVPDETYQVIPDRKEAIYTAVNQAEAGDVILIAGKGHETYQTIGSVVHDFDDRLVAKEAIEER
- a CDS encoding penicillin-binding protein, translating into MNKKQPNMNVGAAILFGLFGLLFFVLIFRYFSIQITGEVSGQPLAAKAQQKYGREGTLQASRGMIFDRNGVVVAEDTAAYKLVAILNKKMTTNPKKPQHVKDPRKTAQELAKYIKMDESEIYSILTNGIEKNRFQVEFGKAGKDITYDIKKKIEGLELPGITFSRDSKRFYPNGIFASHLVGYADRIEQKNETYKSVGKMGIEKALNDELTGKNGQINYESDLWGYILPDGKEKITPAQNGNDIYLTIDQKIQTFLEDAMDTVVKEYKPKKIIAIVADPKTGEILAMGQRPSFHPKTKEGIENSWHNEAIETSFEPGSTMKIFTLAAAVQENKFNPNEIYQSGSYRVTEKSQAIHDHNGSGWGPISYLEGVQRSSNTAFAKIANEKLGFEKFREYLTKFGFDKPTGIALPDETSGKIQFTYPIEKITTAYGQGTAITPIQQIQAATAIANDGKMMKPQVVKEIVNHDTGETIKEVAPEVVSTPISAETAKEVRDILETVVTSPKGTGGRYKIDGYSVAGKTGTANIPGPNGKYLSGVNNYIFSFLGMAPKENPKLIVYVAVQQPEGLENYGQGAIPVSMIFNPVMKNSLHYLNIQPSTLEKAVVNKLSNLKGKSVEEAVKKLKETGFETVVLGNGTSVVGQQPQAGTVVLEGEKVILQTDGELTAPDMTGWSLRDVMKVANLAGLKLSSKGMGYVTGQNITQGALLRKGDFLIVDLKTPEELWNQELNAKNGETGNTDNEEEEKVQD